Genomic DNA from bacterium:
CTATATTTGAGGAAAGAGTGAGCCTTACTGAGGAATATATGATGAACTATTATGCAATGGATGATGCAACAGCAAAAGATCTTATAAGTAAAGCTATCAAGTCGAATCAGGACTTATTGGATTTGAGAAAAAAATATATGGATAAAATGTTTGAACAGCTGCCCGCTCCGGTTGTTGGAAAATTTTTCCAGCTCGATAACAGAGTTTCTGCCTTGGTAGACTTGGTTCGAATGTCTTCAACACCATTAGTTCGTGACGAAGAAAAGTAAGACTTCAGTTTAAAACTAAAAGCCCCTGTTCAGAACAGGGGTTTTATTTTTGATCATTCTTCATTTCTTTAATTTATCTTTAAAAACCTTTCTAAATTTCTCAAGTTTTGGTGCGATTACAAACGCACAGTAACCCTGATTTGGATTATTGTTATAATAATCCTGATGATAATTTTCCGCTGGGAAGTAATTTGACAACGGAGCTATTTCTGTAACGAGTGGTTTGTCCCATGCCCCTGATTTATCTAACTCTTCTTTATATTTTTCAGCAAGTTGTTTTTGCTCTTCATTATGATAAAAGATAACTGAACGGTACTGCGGACCAACATCGTTTCCCTGACGGTTTAGGGTTGTCGGATCGTGGGTCTTCCAGAAAACTTCCAGTAATTCATCATAGCTGATTAAAGAAGGATCATAAGTTATCTGTGTTACTTCTGCATGACCTGTTGTTCCAGTGCAAACTTCTTCATAAGTTGGATTAAGAACATGGCCGCCTGCATATCCTGAAACTACCGATTGAACACCGTTTAAATTTTCGAATAGTGCTTCAGTACACCAGAAGCAACCGGAACCGAATGTTGCTTTCTGAAATTTTGTTGAGTCCATTAATTCTCCTTTGACTTTTATTTTATTCGCTTTTACATCCTCAAATTTATGCTGACATCCAAAAATTGAAACTGCTAATATTAAAATGAACATCAAAATATTTTTCAATTTAATCTAACCTTGAATTAGTAATTAATTATATGAATAAAGATGATCGTAAGTTGATCATTTTTCAAGTGAAATGTTTGGGTGTAAATTTCACGCAACTTGCAAACCAGCCTGACAGACTTTCAATGATGTGCTGATCCAGAGGAATGGGAAATACAGGCTAGTTTCTGAAATGAGCTTTTTGTAGTAGGCTTATTACTTCCTATACATACTATCGCTTAAATCTCATATTCAATGGAATCTTTTTAATATTTTCAAATCACAATTCATTCAATAAAATAGCCATACAGATTGATTTTTATTTTTTTTCAGTTTCCGTTAAAAACTTCTTGACAATTTGATTATTATTTACTATTATAAAGTTGCAATGTAAACGTTTACATGTGGGTATTTTCTTTTTCAGTATAGAATCGTTGGTTAACTATTAAAGATGAATCAAGATTTTGATCTTTCTCTTAATGTTCTATAATTAATTTATTATCCATTAACCATCGGAGGTCATATGAAATTCTTTCTTCTTTTCTTGTTTTTATCCATTCCTGTTTCGTTGTTTGCTCAGGCCACTGTTAATTTTGAAACTAACGGGAATAATTGGGAGTGGATTCTTTTCCAACCTGATAAAGCAACTTTTGATGTCGTTGCAAATCCAAGTGTTGGTGGTTTAAACACAACGGATAGCTGTGCTATGCTTCAAATTACTGATATCACCGCAGACCCTTGGTCTGGTGTTTTTAGCGCTGATTTTCCTGATTTTACTTTTGATGCCACCAATTGTTATGTTAGAATTTTGGTTTATAAGGATCATATATCAAATGTTGGCTTAAAAATAGAACCTGCACGTACCTCAGATTACAATATACCAAATACCCTTATTAATCAATGGGAAGAAATATGGTTTGATTATTCAGCGTATATTGGTAGTCAAGCAGCTACGTTAGTAGTTATTCCAGATTTCTCTACAGGTCCCCCAAGACCATATACCAGCACAAGCTATTTTGATCAAATTAGTTTTAGTGCTAATGTTCCAGTTGAACTAACATCATTTACTGCGCAATATATAGGAAATACAACCCAGCTAAATTGGACAACTGCTACCGAATTAAACAATTTAGGCTTTGACATTGAGAGAAGTACAAATGGTAGTGACTTTGTAATGATCGATTTTGTTTTCGGTAAAGGAACAACGACTGAAATACAGAATTATACTTACGTAGATAAAACTACTTTACCAAATACAAACTATTCTTACAGGTTAAAGCAAATTGACTATAATGGTAACTATCATTTTTCAGAAGTTGTTAATTTGGGTGAGTCCAATCCTGTAAATTTTGAACTTGCACAGAACTATCCGAATCCATTTAATCCATCGACAACAATTAGTATTGGCTTACCAGTTCAGTCCAATGTAACTCTGGATATTTATAACATTGTTGGTGAAAGAGTTGCATCGTTGTATGGAGGTCAATTGGCTGCGGGAAATTATAATTATACTTTTGATGCTTCGAATCTTCCCTCGGGTATTTACGTATCTGTATTAAGTGCAGTTGGTCAGGATGGTAATAGTTCTACTCTTAGCAGAAAAATGACTTTGCTTAAGTAACTAGCTTATTGACGTTGAGAGGCACAGTTTGATACTTTTCGGGCTGTGCCTTTTAATTAAGAGTAGGTTATGATTCTATGGCAGCAACTATTAAGGAAATTGCGGCGGAAGCAAAGGTATCGATTGCTACTGTATCAAGAGCCCTAAATAATGATCCAAGGGTTACTAAAGAGAGACGCTCGCAGATATCAAGAATCGCTAAAAGGTTAGAATACAGACCCAACCTGCTGGCACGTAACTTCGCACGGAAAAAATCTAACTTGGTTGGATTAATCCTTCCTGAAATCTCCGATGAATATTTTACTGAAATTATTAAAGGAGTTGATGAAACTGTATTCTCTCAAAACCTTTTTACTTTAGTTGCAAGTTCACATAAGTATAAAAGTCTTGAGAATGAAATAATTACCCTAATAAAGAATAGTCTTATTTCAGGATTAATTCTTCTGGTTTCCAACCTCGATGAAAAATTGTTTTCAATACTATCAAAAAGTCATTTACCTGTAGTTGTAATTAATTCTAATAACAGGTTTAAAAAGTTTGATCGGGTTGGCATAGACAACTACCAGGGCTCTTATTCTATGACGACATACCTGATTAATAAAAAACATTATGACTTTCTTGCACATATAACAGGACCTCTGGATAATGATGATGCTCAATTGAGAAGAAGTGGTTTTATAGATGCTTGTAAAAAATACAAGATGAAATATATTATTGAAGAGGGCGATTTTTCCAGAGAGGGTGGATTTGCTGCTTGTAAAAATTTGCTCGATCGTTCAAAACCTCCAAAAGTTATATTCGCAGCAAATGATATGATGGCAATTGGTTGTTATGACTATCTGAAGCAAAGTAATATTCAAATTCCCCGGGAAGTGGGTGTTGTTGGATTCGATGATATTTTTGTCTCACAGTATCTCACGCCACCGCTCACTACGGTTAAAGTAAATATTGAAGAGGTTGGTAAAAAAGCTGCTGAGCTTTTACTTAGGAAAATGCAAAGCACTAATGGAATACAATCTTCGGTAATCAATATTCCTACAGAATTAGTAATAAGAGAATCTTGTTAACTATTAAAGCAATGTCAAACTTCAAAACTAAATATGGACACTTTTCTGATGATGGCAATGAATACATCATCACGAATCATTTAACTCCCAAACCCTGGATAAATGTAATATCAAACGGTGATTATGGTTTAGTAATCTCGCAATCAGGAGGGGGATTCAGCTGGCTAACGCATTCAGAATTTAATCGACTTAACAGATGGCATCAGGATTTAGTAAAGGATGATTGGGGAAAATATTTTTACTTCAAGAGTGACGAATCTGGAGAAATTTGGTCACCGACCTGGATGCCTGTCAAAACAGAGCTTGATTTCTACCAGGTTAAATATGGTTTTGGCTATACACAATTTGAAAGTGAGTTTAAAGGCATTCGAATTTTGCTTACGGTTTTTGTTCCATTGAATGAACAAATTGAAATCTGGAATTTTAAGATTCAGAATAAGAACAACTCGAAAGTTAAACTTTCGGTGTATTCTTATTTTGAATGGTGCCTCGGTTCTTCATCAGATCACCACAGAGAATTTCATAAAACTTTTTTAGAAACAGAGTTCCATCCTGAACTAAACTGTATGATTGCATCAAAGCGGTTATGGGAAATTCCTTTAAGTAAAAGAGGTCATTGGAATATTCAATATCCTTACAAAGGATTTATTTCTTGTTCAAAACCAATTACAGATTATGATGGCGATAAAGAATCATTTGTTGGTAAATACGGCTCAGTTGAAAAACCAGGCAAACTAAACGCCTATGAGCTTGGTAGAAAGTTGGGTAAATGGAATGACTCGACGGCAGTTGTCAAAACACAACTTGAAATTAATGCCAATCAAAAAGATGAATTAAATTTCTTTATCGGGATAAAGAAAAATCAAAATGAAATTAAAAAAACATTAAAAAAATTTCAATACTCATCAGCGATTCGTTCATCGCTTGAAGAAGCTAAAAAAAGCTGGCTTGAGAGGTTTGGTCAATTGGTTGTTAATACTCCGGATGATGCTTTGAATTTGATGGTCAATAAGTGGCTAAAGTATCAGGCAATTTGTGGTAGATTGTGGGCCCGAACTGCATACTACCAACAAAGTGGTGCTTTCGGTTTTAGAGATCAGCTACAGGATAGTTTAGTATTTCTTCCAATTGATCCTTCGCAAACAAAAAAGCAAATCAGGTTACATGCTGCGCATCAATTTAAAGATGGGACAGTACTGCATTGGTGGCACCCACTAACTGAAACAGGACTTCCGACCAAAATGACTGATGATTTACTCTGGCTGCCATTTGTGGTTCTTCACTACGTAAATGAGACGGGTGACTACAGGATTTTGAAATTAAGAGAACGTACTATGACGATCCTAAGGTAGAAGCATCAATATTTGATCACTGTGTTGCTGCCATCGAGAGAGTATTAAAAAGATTTAGTAAGCGCGGATTACCATTGATTGGTGCTGGTGATTGGAATGACGGATTAAGTGCA
This window encodes:
- the msrA gene encoding peptide-methionine (S)-S-oxide reductase MsrA — encoded protein: MFILILAVSIFGCQHKFEDVKANKIKVKGELMDSTKFQKATFGSGCFWCTEALFENLNGVQSVVSGYAGGHVLNPTYEEVCTGTTGHAEVTQITYDPSLISYDELLEVFWKTHDPTTLNRQGNDVGPQYRSVIFYHNEEQKQLAEKYKEELDKSGAWDKPLVTEIAPLSNYFPAENYHQDYYNNNPNQGYCAFVIAPKLEKFRKVFKDKLKK
- a CDS encoding T9SS type A sorting domain-containing protein — protein: MKFFLLFLFLSIPVSLFAQATVNFETNGNNWEWILFQPDKATFDVVANPSVGGLNTTDSCAMLQITDITADPWSGVFSADFPDFTFDATNCYVRILVYKDHISNVGLKIEPARTSDYNIPNTLINQWEEIWFDYSAYIGSQAATLVVIPDFSTGPPRPYTSTSYFDQISFSANVPVELTSFTAQYIGNTTQLNWTTATELNNLGFDIERSTNGSDFVMIDFVFGKGTTTEIQNYTYVDKTTLPNTNYSYRLKQIDYNGNYHFSEVVNLGESNPVNFELAQNYPNPFNPSTTISIGLPVQSNVTLDIYNIVGERVASLYGGQLAAGNYNYTFDASNLPSGIYVSVLSAVGQDGNSSTLSRKMTLLK
- a CDS encoding LacI family DNA-binding transcriptional regulator, with amino-acid sequence MAATIKEIAAEAKVSIATVSRALNNDPRVTKERRSQISRIAKRLEYRPNLLARNFARKKSNLVGLILPEISDEYFTEIIKGVDETVFSQNLFTLVASSHKYKSLENEIITLIKNSLISGLILLVSNLDEKLFSILSKSHLPVVVINSNNRFKKFDRVGIDNYQGSYSMTTYLINKKHYDFLAHITGPLDNDDAQLRRSGFIDACKKYKMKYIIEEGDFSREGGFAACKNLLDRSKPPKVIFAANDMMAIGCYDYLKQSNIQIPREVGVVGFDDIFVSQYLTPPLTTVKVNIEEVGKKAAELLLRKMQSTNGIQSSVINIPTELVIRESC